Proteins found in one Candidatus Bathyarchaeota archaeon genomic segment:
- the cobA gene encoding uroporphyrinogen-III C-methyltransferase, producing MVGAGPGDPELITVKAARLIKDADVILYDRLISNDTLNLAKDVCELIYVGKHPGEPSISQERINKILVEKAKEGGSVVRLKGGDPFIFGRGGEEAQFLSGEGIPYEIVPGITSAISVPAYAGIPLTQRHISSSVAFITGHEASTKTEETIDWEKISQSVDTLVVMMGVRNLRGIVQRLLSGGKDPETPVALIEKGTMADQRTITGTLGTIEAKARAEDIKAPAITIIGRVVELREEIRWVED from the coding sequence ATTGTCGGAGCAGGTCCGGGGGACCCTGAACTCATTACAGTCAAGGCTGCGCGCCTCATTAAGGACGCAGATGTAATCCTTTACGACCGCCTAATAAGCAATGATACCCTCAACCTTGCCAAAGACGTATGCGAACTTATCTACGTTGGGAAGCATCCTGGCGAGCCCAGTATCTCCCAGGAGAGGATCAACAAGATTCTGGTTGAAAAGGCCAAGGAGGGCGGGAGCGTCGTAAGGCTCAAGGGAGGAGACCCCTTCATCTTCGGCAGGGGAGGTGAGGAGGCCCAGTTCCTCAGCGGGGAGGGTATACCCTATGAGATCGTCCCCGGCATCACTTCAGCCATTTCCGTTCCTGCTTACGCAGGGATACCCCTCACCCAAAGACACATCTCCTCTAGCGTCGCGTTCATCACAGGCCATGAGGCTTCCACCAAGACAGAGGAGACTATTGATTGGGAGAAGATATCTCAATCCGTGGACACCCTCGTTGTAATGATGGGGGTCCGGAACCTGAGAGGCATCGTACAGAGACTCCTTAGCGGAGGTAAGGACCCAGAGACCCCTGTTGCCCTTATTGAAAAAGGGACAATGGCGGATCAACGGACCATCACAGGAACCCTCGGGACCATTGAGGCTAAGGCCAGGGCAGAGGACATCAAGGCACCTGCAATCACCATAATCGGCCGAGTTGTCGAGCTCAGAGAGGAGATCCGTTGGGTTGAAGACTGA
- a CDS encoding uroporphyrinogen-III synthase yields the protein MKTDPELPLRGMVVAITRPVGYNTAMANLVKSLGGVPRLAPTVKIRPPEDIGRVEEFIRKATHGDIDILIFMSVKSVRSLFQVAADARLKHNLLKALGDVIVVAIGNKTQDALRLHSVEVKIVPHDHSSKGLLNSLSEIDLQGLNIGIPRSSNADEIFRCVLEKRGAKVDEVTAYISEIPDSVGPALDLIKSLVRREVDAVTFTSASTGKNLFKIAEAHSLDDELRDGLCDAIVATIGPVTSKAFIEYGVHVDVISSEHSTEALILALTKKLAERKANNL from the coding sequence TTGAAGACTGACCCTGAGCTCCCCCTCCGAGGGATGGTTGTGGCGATAACCAGACCTGTAGGGTATAACACGGCCATGGCCAACCTCGTGAAGAGTCTTGGAGGAGTCCCCCGCCTAGCCCCTACGGTAAAGATACGTCCTCCTGAGGACATTGGAAGGGTCGAAGAATTCATCCGAAAAGCCACACACGGAGACATAGACATACTCATCTTCATGAGTGTCAAAAGCGTCAGGAGCCTCTTCCAAGTAGCAGCTGACGCAAGGCTGAAGCACAATCTTCTGAAGGCGTTAGGTGATGTCATAGTTGTCGCCATAGGGAACAAAACACAGGACGCGCTCAGGCTTCACAGCGTTGAAGTTAAGATTGTCCCGCACGATCACAGCTCCAAGGGATTGCTGAATAGTCTCTCTGAAATAGACCTACAAGGATTGAATATTGGGATACCCCGCTCGAGTAATGCTGACGAGATTTTCCGGTGCGTCCTAGAAAAGAGAGGAGCTAAGGTGGACGAGGTTACAGCTTACATATCTGAAATACCCGACAGTGTAGGTCCCGCGCTCGACCTCATCAAATCCCTTGTAAGAAGGGAGGTTGACGCGGTGACCTTCACGAGTGCATCAACAGGGAAGAACCTATTCAAGATTGCCGAAGCCCATTCCTTAGATGATGAGTTGAGGGATGGTCTTTGCGATGCAATCGTCGCCACTATCGGGCCTGTTACAAGCAAGGCCTTTATTGAGTATGGAGTACATGTCGACGTGATCTCGAGTGAACATTCCACAGAGGCCCTTATCTTGGCCTTGACGAAGAAATTGGCTGAGAGAAAGGCAAATAACCTGTAG
- a CDS encoding thymidylate synthase has translation MNYATVKTFDIPGAWYRTLEKIWMNGDDFNVGYGSEITMTRKLNLSIRITNPESRPLIAEKAPCDMKYINSYALQYLWAGVKEEGETYTYASRLREPVDQITQVIERYVKEPQDRQLTMVIRQPQDIHKTLEGKKHEPPCLTVMDTELLDGKMHLTCYFRSWDAYAGLPANIAGIQVFNEALVSELNDRAGTDYTTGELIFHSKNCHIYSRLNDLVEEIIAPGEDARRQRKK, from the coding sequence TTGAATTACGCAACTGTCAAAACCTTTGACATTCCCGGAGCTTGGTACCGGACCCTGGAGAAAATCTGGATGAACGGGGACGACTTCAACGTGGGCTATGGCTCTGAGATCACGATGACTAGAAAGCTCAACCTAAGTATCCGAATCACCAACCCGGAGAGTAGACCACTCATTGCTGAGAAGGCCCCATGTGATATGAAGTATATCAACTCTTATGCACTCCAGTACCTCTGGGCAGGGGTCAAGGAGGAGGGAGAGACCTATACCTACGCGAGTAGGCTCAGGGAGCCTGTTGACCAGATCACACAGGTTATTGAGAGGTATGTCAAGGAGCCCCAGGACCGTCAGCTCACTATGGTGATCAGGCAGCCCCAGGACATCCATAAGACACTGGAGGGCAAGAAGCATGAGCCGCCGTGCCTCACCGTAATGGACACTGAGCTTCTTGATGGGAAGATGCACCTTACCTGCTACTTTAGATCATGGGATGCCTATGCAGGGCTCCCAGCCAACATTGCGGGTATCCAGGTGTTCAATGAGGCCCTGGTCAGTGAGCTTAACGACAGAGCGGGCACTGATTACACTACAGGGGAGCTGATCTTCCACTCAAAAAACTGCCATATTTATAGCCGTCTCAACGACCTCGTGGAAGAGATCATAGCGCCAGGTGAAGACGCAAGACGACAGCGGAAAAAATAA
- a CDS encoding TIGR04084 family radical SAM/SPASM domain-containing protein, which yields MQYHLILTEKCNLSCAYCGGTRHIEGLPLDPSYSIQELKTFILGDPEPVIGFYGGEPTLALGLMEEVMDIIPAKAFTLQTNGTLLTEISDKNLHGLHSILISIDGGREVTDYNRGAGTYEDVLRNVRDVRSRGFEGDLVARMAFSDHGNIYRDVIHLLQLSDPHFDHVHWQLDVFWSDLEQRPHVENWLEGYDEGIMRLIDHFHESLQEGVVPGMVPFIPLLKSLLTGEPTPHIRCGAGATSFTIMTNGRIEACPIAPELKFNHVSNLQTGNPMTLKNSIDMLSPCTECNYLWVCGGRCLFVNMTKFWGEELFERVCHTTKSMIRGLEGITPKVKALIEEGVINIDYFDYPEINNGCEIIP from the coding sequence ATGCAATACCACCTGATCCTCACTGAGAAGTGTAACCTCAGCTGCGCATATTGCGGGGGAACGCGCCACATCGAGGGGCTCCCTTTGGATCCATCATATTCCATTCAGGAGCTTAAGACCTTCATTTTGGGAGATCCCGAGCCGGTTATAGGGTTCTACGGCGGAGAGCCCACCCTAGCCCTAGGGTTGATGGAGGAGGTCATGGATATCATTCCAGCGAAGGCTTTCACACTTCAAACTAACGGTACCCTTCTAACAGAGATAAGTGACAAAAATCTCCATGGGCTCCACTCTATCCTTATCTCAATAGACGGGGGGAGGGAAGTAACTGACTATAACCGAGGTGCTGGAACCTATGAGGATGTGCTCCGGAACGTCAGGGATGTTAGATCTAGGGGCTTCGAGGGAGACCTTGTGGCAAGGATGGCGTTTTCCGACCATGGTAATATATACAGGGATGTGATCCATCTTCTCCAGTTATCTGACCCACACTTCGACCACGTCCATTGGCAGCTTGACGTATTCTGGTCCGACCTCGAGCAGAGGCCCCATGTAGAAAATTGGCTTGAAGGATACGACGAGGGGATAATGAGGCTTATCGATCATTTTCATGAATCCCTACAGGAAGGCGTTGTGCCTGGCATGGTCCCATTCATACCATTGCTAAAGAGCCTCCTTACCGGAGAGCCTACGCCACACATTCGTTGCGGTGCCGGAGCCACAAGCTTCACCATCATGACCAATGGGCGAATCGAGGCCTGCCCCATTGCGCCGGAGCTAAAGTTCAATCATGTATCAAATCTTCAAACAGGGAATCCTATGACATTGAAAAACTCTATTGATATGTTGTCCCCTTGCACGGAGTGTAATTATCTCTGGGTTTGCGGTGGGAGATGCCTATTTGTAAATATGACCAAGTTTTGGGGAGAGGAGCTATTTGAACGGGTTTGTCACACCACAAAATCAATGATTCGAGGGCTGGAGGGGATCACTCCCAAAGTGAAGGCTTTGATCGAAGAGGGAGTTATAAATATCGACTATTTCGATTATCCCGAGATCAACAACGGGTGCGAGATAATACCTTAA
- a CDS encoding radical SAM protein: protein MNPLIVDALAYGKGKRQATRDVIGAGSRTIAGVLESIGIEPTVAPIEQVNRREFNLSTYNLLLVTGMTSDLPTVRRIIRRWKKESKGPALIGGPIASDVEILQRVKADLAVTGEGELTLLELLSLGLNEGTIPAEGELSLVKGISYRTDNGTQVNPLRPRMSRMEYDSLTPSTHTITSYPLFRAARVYVEVLRGCSNYHRAQGSLSEETCNACDLCRSGGLESRYDCPHSLPPGCGYCSVPSLFGPPKSRSVKKIYEEVENLLREGVRRIVLSAPGFLDYGRDLQVEPEPLTDPRSPEPNYEALENLLSGLSDLAPIAEGEASLMIENLKGDLVMEKAAKILGKYLSGTPVNIGFETGSEIQSKIIGRSSTPSENLEAVRRLGKAGLKPYVYFIHGLPGQNYETVKATVRAIDDSVAAGASRIILYRFQPLPMSTYQDLPRAPPSAKDPLSGLVYDAALRANSGLKEKLIGTRIKAVIAEPYLKDNRFHVAYPMLHGPVVLVQRALGMEGEVVDVEISGMVTERIVIGTLII, encoded by the coding sequence GTGAACCCCCTAATTGTGGACGCCCTTGCCTACGGCAAAGGAAAACGGCAAGCGACACGAGACGTAATCGGTGCGGGCTCACGGACCATTGCAGGCGTCCTAGAATCCATAGGAATAGAACCGACGGTCGCCCCCATTGAGCAAGTAAATAGACGAGAGTTCAACCTATCGACTTACAATCTGCTCCTGGTCACAGGAATGACCTCTGACCTTCCTACCGTCAGGCGAATAATAAGGCGATGGAAAAAAGAGTCAAAGGGACCCGCCCTCATCGGAGGACCTATTGCTTCGGATGTAGAAATCCTTCAAAGAGTTAAAGCGGACCTAGCGGTGACCGGGGAAGGCGAGCTCACATTGTTGGAGCTTCTAAGCCTAGGACTGAACGAAGGAACAATTCCTGCGGAGGGCGAGCTGTCCCTGGTCAAAGGGATAAGTTACAGGACGGATAACGGTACCCAGGTCAACCCTCTCAGACCAAGAATGAGCCGCATGGAATACGACAGCCTCACCCCATCGACACACACCATCACCAGCTACCCCCTCTTCCGCGCCGCTAGGGTCTATGTTGAGGTCCTTAGGGGATGTAGTAATTATCATCGAGCTCAGGGATCCCTCTCGGAAGAGACCTGTAACGCTTGTGATCTCTGCCGCTCCGGAGGGCTGGAGTCGAGATACGATTGTCCCCATAGCCTGCCTCCTGGGTGCGGATACTGCTCAGTGCCTAGCCTGTTTGGCCCTCCAAAAAGTCGCTCAGTCAAAAAGATCTATGAAGAGGTAGAAAATCTCCTTCGGGAGGGAGTCCGCAGAATAGTTTTAAGCGCCCCAGGTTTCCTTGATTATGGTCGGGATCTCCAGGTAGAGCCTGAACCATTAACAGATCCCAGGAGCCCAGAACCCAACTATGAGGCCCTAGAAAACTTGCTCTCAGGACTATCAGACTTGGCTCCCATAGCCGAAGGAGAGGCATCCCTGATGATCGAGAATCTCAAAGGAGACCTCGTTATGGAAAAGGCCGCAAAAATACTGGGCAAGTATTTATCCGGGACACCAGTCAATATCGGCTTCGAGACGGGCTCGGAAATACAAAGTAAAATCATTGGACGATCATCCACGCCGAGTGAGAACCTAGAAGCTGTTAGGAGGCTTGGAAAAGCAGGTCTTAAACCTTATGTCTATTTCATTCATGGTTTGCCCGGGCAGAATTACGAAACCGTCAAAGCGACTGTTAGGGCCATTGATGATAGCGTGGCTGCGGGGGCTTCGAGGATCATCCTCTACCGCTTCCAGCCGCTTCCCATGTCGACATACCAAGATCTGCCGCGGGCGCCCCCTTCTGCAAAGGATCCGCTCAGTGGCTTGGTTTATGATGCAGCACTTAGGGCCAATTCAGGGCTCAAGGAGAAACTGATCGGGACTCGTATCAAGGCAGTTATTGCTGAACCGTACTTGAAAGACAACCGGTTTCATGTCGCCTATCCTATGCTCCATGGACCCGTAGTGTTGGTTCAGCGGGCTCTAGGCATGGAAGGGGAGGTTGTTGATGTGGAGATTTCTGGTATGGTCACTGAAAGGATCGTGATAGGGACCCTTATAATTTAG
- a CDS encoding DNA-directed RNA polymerase subunit H — protein sequence MHKYVSNAELVTEEGKKALMEKYHSELYKYPRIKFSDPVAIILGAEPGDVIQINLESQTAGTSVSYRYVI from the coding sequence ATGCATAAGTACGTCTCTAACGCCGAGCTCGTTACCGAGGAGGGCAAGAAGGCACTAATGGAAAAGTACCACTCCGAGCTATACAAATACCCACGGATAAAGTTTAGCGACCCCGTTGCAATAATACTTGGAGCCGAACCAGGAGACGTAATCCAGATAAATCTAGAAAGCCAGACCGCAGGCACTTCAGTATCCTATCGCTACGTCATATGA